tctcataaatattttaaattttgtttacatattttaaattttacacataaaattaaataaaactttaaaataagatttaaaatattttaaactagatttagacaacaataatatacaaaaaaaacttaagaaaaacatttaaaaaaattacatgaagacataactattacacaaatttaaatattataacaacactaatagtcaggtaagtttgatccggaaccttcaaaattttcaaatattgtccaaatttttttgtgtaactgaagatggttgttgttgttgcttttgatgttttttttcgtacaattctttcttgttcatatcgaatatattcacaagtattaatatcatcgaaaagaaattagtcttttagcaatattttatgtttctcttttactttcttattCCGGTCTCttgtatttacaagtatcaatatTACCCGATTTCTACAACTTTTAGCTCAtaatctacaaagtaaaaatgaggAGAGCCATTTTTAATTCGATATGcactaatagatcatatatgcattacgaaaatcattttatgaaataatatggtattttgtttgaagtttaatattaattaagttatttttatttaaattttaaaattttaatagaatattttattaattaatattgttgtaatatgtttatatatgtgctagttatttacaaaagttttatgaattcaaattagttatgacaaatataaagaccatattataaaatataaatagttttgaagttgagtttgaagttttacttttggagaagaacactaacttcaaatataaaattttgaaaacttcaaaatagagtttttttttgaagatgCTCTAAGCATGACTCACTATACCGCGTGTATGAGTCATGACGACTGGCTATGGTTTTACTATTAACAGTGCGTAACATTCAAGAAAAAAACTCCTGAAATTTCGGGATCGACTTTCAAAGGTCTACAAGAGCTTACGGCCAAAGAAGGGAGAGTTAATGCAAATAACGATATTGACATGTGTTTGACCCTGTGGTATTCAAACTAATTGGTTCTAGAACTTAGAGCAGAAAATAGTAGCAATACGAGAGAAAGATAAGAAGAGCATATACAGTAGTCTGTGAATGGTTGAAAATGGGACATGACGGACGAAGCATGATATCCCATGCATATTAAAggagaaatttttaaaacttatctTAAAAATTTATTGGCAAGGAATGTGACGTGGTGACAtgacttttatttaataaaacgtTTAAGTGTCACGCAGAGAACGTTTAGGTGTCACGCAGAGAACGTTTCTCACTAAAACTGTGGATTTAATGCGTATAcactaacatttttttaaaataacttcatacaatctatatttttttcgaCGATAAACCTTCAACTTCAAGTTCGATTAGTTGATTTATCAATCCTCTCAATATAATCATAGCATCAATTAAGATTCTTTATTCATCTATACGTTTATGTTAAAAACGTTAACCCATCTGAGCTATCGCTATTAAGTCGACAGATCCGTAGAGACGACAAAGCGATACGTTTATGTTAAAAACGTTAACCCATCTGAGCTATCGCTATTAAGTCGACAGATCCGTAGAGACGACAAAGCGATGAAACTTTAATATGATGCCAAGTGTTAACGAAAAAACTCTTTTCCCCATACTTGCTTTCATGCATTTAGCAGAGCACTCGCGTTCTCGAAAACCGCCTCTCATTGCTGAAAGAGGACGTTGAAAATCTATTTCTAGATGAATGTGTCGTATTCGGTTTTGTTACTGCTCGATGAGATGATCTCTGTTTCGAGGAGACTGAATCACTGTAAATCATTTCGGCTTAGTGTATTAGTCTTCTCGAGCAAGCAATATAAGCATGCGAGTGTCACCACTTTCGCCGTCATGAGAGCTCTGCATTAGACGACCTTGAAGATGAGAAGAAACTTTCAGGAACGAACCACCAGCAAGTCTCACGTGTTGGTCGCATCTGGAACAACCTTTACAATTTAGATGGTCAAATAACCttcaatttcttttattatgcaactatgttttttgaatttaaagGAGCTATGCTTTTTCATTTCACACAGTTATTGTTTtgcttataatatgttattcATCCACTTTTTTTCGATGTTATGTGTTAAACCCTAAGTCCATAACTACTACAACGTGATAggcgaaatataaaaatattattttccaaAGCTTCTTCTCAAACTTGCAAACaccatatattaaattttaatattagtgaACCCATTATAAAAAGTCTCTAGCTTCGCCCCTATAACAATCATACTTTTAGTTCTATCTAACTATCGCTTAAAATATACTTTATGTTAtacataatcataatatataatttcaacattaatatatacttattatccCGCGCAAAGTGCGGGTTACTATCTAGTTTCAGAGTAAATAGGATGTTCCCTCGCCAtgtaagagcatctttatcctATATACCCATTAAAGGTCTCTTAAttgatttttaatagtatttaagAAATAAAGTTGATTAAGAGATTTAGTTAAGAAACTTGAGATTTTTGTCTCTCCATTGCAAGTCTCTTGTTTAaggtttcttaaaaataaaataatattaaacattttttattaaatttttttaaaaaattattaaataaaacatagtaaaagataacattttaaagatacatttttaaataaaaacatgaaaacaattAAACATACATTATTACTGTGAGACAACAATTAATTACCCTAAATTCAATTCGGACAGAAGCTACACCATCTCATTACAGACCAGACGAAAGAGAGAAACTCTAACCTGTATTGCTGCGTACTCCTCTCTCTGATGACCCTTCCTCAAGTCTCTTGATCCATTCACCTGAACACACAAAGACCGAACATATCAAAATGTATTTGATCCTAAACACACAAAGACCGaacatataaaaattgtatttcaTCTAACCATCAGACGACACAAAGACATAAACATAACTGAGCATCAATAAACACAAACCAACacaacaaacaataaaattttgtaacaaTCGATGTTTacaatctattatataataagtaGATTCTGTAATATCGATCTATCTTAGGCTTGACTCGAACCGTCTGAATCCATTTCATTGGTAAACCAAAGACTTGGGATTAAAGAAACCTAATACGTCCACAATATTCTTCACATTCTTCTTAATAATCAGGTTAATGGTTGAGTCAATGTTAGAAAGAAGAGAcaaattgttgttgttgtctaaaCTTGACAGACCAATAGCGGCACGAGTACTGTAATGAATTAAATTTCTTGCACATTCTAGATATTTGCTGCAACAAACAGTATTTGTAATTAGACAGTACAGCAAAGCCAAATAATAAGCGACAAACAATGCAAGTtctaatataaaatttgaatggaCCACATTCATAAACTATCTTAACATGACTTACACCACGTTCATAAACTATCTTAACATGACTTACAATAACTAAAGACCTAAGAGGTTAGAGTTAGTTCAGAGATTAGAGTAACAAAAAAAGAGTAACAAGTCTCACGCACCTTTCTCCTCCTGTCGCTTTCGTTTCTCGCGAGGAACAAAAGTACCATCGGCCTTGGCAATAACATCTGATTTTCTTTTTGCAAATTGTATTCTCTGCAAAGAAAGAAGATTGATATGATACATCAAAGTGATTGATCATAAGTATGAGAGAATATCTCAGAAAAGAGATAAAACAACCCAAAACTTCCAATTTATTcaataaaccaaaaaacaatAGTAGCAAAATCACCAACAGAGCTTCCTAAAGTGAGCCAAAAGGCATCTCAATGATTCATCGacctaaaaataaattttcttcaaTAACCCAACAAGACACCACAACAACTATATATCTAATATGACTTGCATTACAAGTAGAAAATCACCTACAGAGACTTCCTAAAGTGAAATCAACACCTAATTATGCAATAGCAGCCAAAAGACATCTCAATGATTCATCAGCAAAGTGTAATTGGATGTTCAAATCAAAAGGGGTACCATGGGTTTGTTGTAGAAGGGGAATCCATTCATCTTGGAAATAGCATTGGAAGCAGGTTCGGGATTGTCGAACACAACCCAAGCTTGCCCTTTGTGCTTCAATGTCTTAAACGCCAACACCTCCACTATCTTCCCGAACCGCGAGAACACTGCGTTCAGCGACTTCTTCAGCTCTGTAATTAGGGTTCCAATAAgtagaaagaagaagaataatcaaaattatataagaagaagaagatattacCATCGAGCTTAACTTTTTCGTTGAGATTATTGACCTAGATCGCCGGCCATATCAACCGAGGGAGACGAGCCGGAGAAGATACGACCCACCAGGAGAGGACTGGAGAGAGAGACAACCGAAACACCACCTCTCCTTCACCCAGTCTTGTTTCAACTGTCTCTACGCAACAGTCCCTTGCGGGGCTTGTTTAAGAGAGGTGTCTTTCTCcttttctatttttcatttttttttaattgtaattaAGGTAAGAGACACGGGTTAGAGACCCCGATAAAGATCCTAAGCTTCTTCAGtagtttcttttgtattttttttaaactatttttattccATTTCAACTAAACACCTCACAAGTCACAAGGCGCACACGCTcggaaaaaaactcaaaaagctTTTAACTGTACAAAAACTTGCAAATTACtcccaaaaaaaatttacctcATTCTTCTCCTCACAGCTTCAACGCTTCTTCAGTAGTTTAGTGCATGCATTTGTGTCTAAGCTCAACGAGCTCCTTGTAGTTATAAGACATGCATGTCACATGTACAAATGGTTTCACGTTTAGTGTCCAAGGGGCAAAATAGTAAAAATGTGAAGGGAAAGAAATTGGTTAAAAAACGTGAACGGCAGGATTCGAACCTGCGCGGGCAAAGCCCACATGATTTCTAGTCATGCCCGATAACCACTCCGGCACGTCCACTTTTGTTGAAagctaaaataaaatgtatttgaTTATAAAAACTCTGACACATCTCTCTCGAGTCTCGACCAGGATGGAGAGAAGCAGGTTCCTCGCTTTCTGCTTAAGCCAATAACAGTTTTCTCATGTTTTATGTGTGTTCTAGATTCAGTAGCAATATATATATGGCTATGGTTTCTAAGCTAGTAACCACATTGCGTAGGTTTAGATCGTATCTCCTCATAGTGGACAAATGACTGAAGATAAGACGGTTGAAATGAGCGAAGAAGAGATAGAGAATGCTTAGATGAACGGTTTCTTTAGAGTCTCATCAGATCAAACTTGTTTGATTTTGCTTGCAGCATACGAAGAGCTCAATACGTTGGCTTATTCGGTTTGTTCGGTTCGAGTCGAGAAAGGTTGTTTCCGGTTTATTAGACtctcatataaatataaaaggattaattaatttatatgccAACCGGAGGAGAATAATCGAAACCGGAAACGTGTACCGAAATGGTTAGGAGGGATGATAACTGAAGATTGAAGACCATTTTTGTTGGTTAAGAAAGTGTCGTCTTCTTTGTTCCGCTGCACGTAGGGTTGAGAAGCGGATAGTGCGGCATTCCTTCTTCTTCGTCGCGAGCTCTTTGAGTAAGAGTAAGAAAATGGGGGCTTCGCTTCCTACTAAAGAGGCTAACCTCTTCAAGCTCATCGTCGTATGttccgactctctctctctctcgctctctccgGTGTATGCGATGTGTTGTTTCTAGCTGCTGGCTAAAATTGGAACACGATTAGTTCTTTTTATTCCTCATCAAGCTACTAGCTTCAACTGCGTTGACTATATAGGCTATTGCTAGACTCTAGTGACCTTGATCGCTTCATATATAAGCTTATTCATCACACTGTTCATATGATTATGCCCCTTTTCGTCTCCCAATTGCTCTTTAGTCATATTACTAAGAGTATACTTGAGCATAGCTTTTATTTTTCACATCTACTTTTCAACAGTATCCTGAGTGATCTTTATAATGCAGAAATCTTATGAGACTAAGCAGTACAAGAAAGGACTCAAGGCTGCTGATGCCATCTTAAAAAAGTTTCCTTCTCATGGCGGTGAGTTTTGAGTTTTCTTTAAACATTAAAccctctttcttttttcttcttctaaattTTATGCTAAGTTTCTTATTGCCCTCTCACTCTGCAACTCTCTGGACATCAGCGTAATTTTATTTGTTCCTAGCGAAGCAAAAAGCATGTAAACTAATTTCTTAGTATAAGGCTTGTAGCGTATGATCGATCATGTTCTGAATAAGCTTAGGAGATAGATGCTttgtattgtttattttttgttagttgagatttgttctgttttgctttcccttctttttaagacttgtttcttttattctttGTGATTTTCAGAGACTTTATCGATGAAAGGACTGACTCTAAACTGTATGGACCGCAAAACTGAAGCATATGAGCTTGTTCGGCTTGGAGTCAAGGTTGCTCTTCGATTATCATAACATAACATCAATCCTTAGACATTGTATGATTTTTCAGGGTAATATAGAATTTGTACTTTTATTTGTTCCGTGCAGAATGACATCAAAAGCCATGTTTGCTGGCATGTACTTGGTCTCCTATACCGTTCAGACAGAGAGTATAGAGAGGCCATCAAGTGCTACCGAAATGCTCTTAGAATAGATCCTGATAACCTTGAAATACTCAGAGACCTCTCACTCTTGCAGGTAATTATGGGAAAATGGATTTACCAGAATTTCTTAGATGGCAAATTCATACTTTTatcgttattttttttttgtgtaatcaCCTTCCAGTGTTAATCTCTCTGTTGATGCTTTCAATAATTAATCTTATCGTATACTCTTTTTTTAATTCCTAGGCACAAATGCGGGACTTATCTGGTTTTGTTGAGACCAGGCAGCAGCTTTTGACTTTAAAGCCTAATCATCGAATGAACTGGATTGGCTTTGCAGTCTCCCAGCATTTAAACTCAAAGTATGTTATGCTCCTTTCCTTTTCTTTACTCATTTGAATGGAATTctagttcttcttctttggacTCTTCGCTTGTGTATTTATTTGATGTTCAAATGTAGTCTTGTACATTTTAAGGACTACACCTTTGTTGGGATGTATCTTATTACATTAGACTTTTAGGAAGTAATCTACCAATGAACAGTATACTGTAGAATTTTATGCATTTCCAGTCAGCTAAACGgtagttacttttttttttcttttcatttaacAAGAGCTCACCATGACCTCTAAgcatgttttttcttcttcttcaaaccaGTGCTTCTAAAGCTGTTGAAATTTTGGAAGCGTTTGAAGGTACCCTGGAGGATGATTATCCTCCTGAGAACGAGCTATGTGAACACACTGAAATGATCCTATACAAGGTATcaggaaaaaaatatacaaatatcatACGTGGACTCTTATCTCTATAGGCTTTTATTCCTGGAAAACCATGCTTGCCATTAACAGTTTCATGAAGCCTCTGTTGTTATTTGGCATTAGCACAGTTTTGATATGTGTACCTGCAAGAAATCTCAACTGGTTCTATTTCTTCCAGGTCTCCTTACTTGAGGAGAGCGGAGCTTTTGACAAAGCTCTTGAGGAGTTGCACAGAAAAGAGTCGAAAATAGTAAGTTTTTTGAAGCTTATTGTAATGATATATCTGGGTCATAGGATACAAGCATATAGTGGATTTACCTTCCTCTTGTGGTTGTATGTAGGTTGATAAGTTGTCTTACAAAGAACAAGAGGTATCTCTCTTGTCGAAGCTTGGTCGTCTAGAAGAAGCCAAGAAACTCTACAGGGTGTTGCTTTCCATTAACCCCGACAATTATAggttttttttcctttccacTTCCAAGTCTAGCTGTGTATTTTTCGTTGTTTGCTTCTATTGTCACGCGACTAGGCCTGGGAATTTAAATCAAAGCCCGCGGGGCCCGCCCCATTTGACCCgccgcggggcgggtgcgggtcgagcGTTTTGAAAAAATCAAGTCGCGGGTGCGGGTGCGGGTTAAGACTATTTtttgcggggcgggtgcgggttggTGGATTTTGATTTGCGGAtacccgccaacccgcaaaataaaataaaaaataaaaaaaaaatctttttttttgtaaaattcgatttttttttagaaa
This Brassica napus cultivar Da-Ae chromosome C6, Da-Ae, whole genome shotgun sequence DNA region includes the following protein-coding sequences:
- the LOC106357430 gene encoding U1 small nuclear ribonucleoprotein A-like isoform X2, encoding MNGFPFYNKPMRIQFAKRKSDVIAKADGTFVPREKRKRQEEKGEWIKRLEEGSSERGVRSNTGCSRCDQHVRLAGGSFLKVSSHLQGRLMQSSHDGESGDTRMLILLARED
- the LOC106357430 gene encoding U1 small nuclear ribonucleoprotein A-like isoform X1; this encodes MNGFPFYNKPMRIQFAKRKSDVIAKADGTFVPREKRKRQEEKGEWIKRLEEGSSERGVRSNTGCRRRVALFSSTFLVTRTPFVLLPSLAHPSRHSKFSLLIVMRQLEFFHSNYLSY